A single bacterium DNA region contains:
- a CDS encoding cytochrome P450: MVDVDIAYLDSRNWEEAPMLERFRWLREHEPVRWSEKDGLWIITRYADVSAISKDQKTFTSGLGVRPGNDIKLGLIDEEEPRHGQLRGLIKKGFTPNMVKVLEKAFLKITDKAIDAVATNSECDFVESISVPLPLLLIAGMIGIREQDHDKFHHWSDSMIAAEGNMEDPEIVARAGQSYLEYANYVTPIIEERRANPQEDLVSILAGAKDSGLLKEYDESGIAASAIADRELQNDELIKLMVILMVAGNETTRNGISGGMQLLIENPAARQRLVDDPSLIPVAVEEMVRVTTPVRSFGRTATCDAEVGGKKIAAGQKVLIIYTSANRDEREFEDPDRFDIDRNPHHLGFGIGNHFCLGANLARMEMRVAFERVLSRLPNMEYSAGGPVLQPSALVRTCAEMKVRYTPEA, translated from the coding sequence ATGGTCGACGTCGATATCGCCTATCTCGACTCCCGCAACTGGGAGGAGGCGCCCATGCTCGAGCGCTTTCGCTGGCTTCGCGAGCACGAACCCGTGCGCTGGTCCGAAAAGGACGGCCTGTGGATCATCACCCGCTACGCCGATGTTTCGGCCATCTCCAAGGACCAGAAGACCTTCACTTCGGGTCTGGGTGTGCGGCCGGGAAACGACATCAAGCTAGGTCTGATCGACGAGGAGGAACCGCGGCACGGCCAATTGCGGGGGCTGATCAAGAAAGGTTTCACCCCGAACATGGTGAAGGTCCTGGAGAAGGCTTTCCTGAAGATTACGGACAAGGCCATCGATGCGGTGGCGACCAACTCCGAGTGCGACTTCGTTGAGAGTATCTCGGTACCTCTGCCTTTGCTCTTGATTGCCGGGATGATCGGAATCCGCGAGCAGGACCACGACAAGTTCCATCACTGGTCCGACTCCATGATTGCCGCCGAGGGTAATATGGAGGATCCGGAGATCGTGGCCCGTGCCGGCCAGTCGTATCTGGAGTACGCGAACTACGTCACGCCGATCATCGAGGAGCGGCGCGCGAATCCACAGGAAGACCTGGTCAGCATTCTCGCTGGTGCAAAGGACTCGGGTCTGCTCAAGGAATACGACGAATCGGGGATCGCAGCCAGCGCGATAGCCGATCGGGAGTTGCAGAACGACGAGTTGATCAAGCTGATGGTGATCCTGATGGTCGCCGGCAACGAGACCACCCGCAACGGCATCTCCGGTGGGATGCAATTGCTGATCGAGAACCCCGCGGCCCGTCAGCGCCTGGTCGATGATCCGTCACTGATTCCGGTCGCGGTCGAAGAGATGGTTCGCGTGACCACTCCCGTGCGCTCCTTTGGCCGAACCGCCACGTGCGACGCAGAGGTCGGTGGAAAGAAGATCGCAGCCGGTCAGAAGGTGTTGATCATCTACACCTCCGCCAATCGCGACGAGCGGGAGTTCGAGGATCCCGACCGCTTCGATATCGACCGAAACCCCCACCACCTGGGATTCGGCATCGGCAATCACTTCTGCCTGGGTGCGAATCTGGCCCGCATGGAGATGCGCGTCGCCTTCGAGCGGGTTCTGAGTCGACTGCCGAATATGGAGTATTCGGCAGGTGGACCCGTGCTCCAGCCCTCTGCTCTGGTTCGGACCTGTGCCGAGATGAAGGTTCGCTATACCCCGGAAGCCTGA
- a CDS encoding acyl-CoA dehydrogenase produces MDFELSDKTRLLYDQVERFMGEFVYPAESVAQEQIEASGDPHHQPTIVKELQAKARGLGLWNLFLPDETYGAGLTNLEYAPLCELMGRSGIASRVFNCAAPDTGNMEILAEFGNEQQKKEYLQPLLDGETRSCFSMTEPEVSSADPTQLQTLAKRDGNEYVINGHKWFTSGAIGSKFAIVMAVTDPSAPPHQRASQILVPTDTPGFNILRSVSVMGHAGGGGHCEIRYEDCRVPVENCLGPEGSGFAIAQARLGPGRIHHCMRCIGGAQRAHEIMVHYAANRKLRGEPLGHQQFVQEFIATSKMEIEQARLLTMHAAWKMDTVGKKEARQEISMIKVVAANLFQNVCDRAIQTMGALGVSDDTPVAAMWRQGRSLRIADGPDEVHKMVIARRELKQYA; encoded by the coding sequence ATGGATTTCGAACTCAGCGACAAGACCCGCCTGCTCTACGACCAGGTCGAGCGCTTCATGGGCGAATTCGTCTATCCGGCGGAGTCGGTTGCGCAAGAGCAGATCGAAGCTTCGGGGGATCCCCATCACCAGCCCACGATCGTAAAGGAACTACAGGCCAAGGCCCGCGGGCTCGGACTGTGGAATCTGTTCCTGCCCGACGAGACATACGGAGCAGGACTGACGAACCTGGAGTACGCGCCGCTTTGTGAACTCATGGGACGTTCGGGCATCGCATCGCGCGTGTTCAATTGCGCAGCCCCCGACACCGGCAATATGGAGATCCTCGCCGAATTCGGAAATGAACAGCAGAAGAAGGAATACCTGCAACCGCTACTGGATGGCGAGACCCGCAGCTGCTTCTCCATGACCGAGCCCGAGGTTTCGAGCGCCGATCCGACGCAGCTGCAGACCCTGGCGAAGCGCGACGGCAACGAGTACGTGATCAACGGTCATAAGTGGTTCACATCGGGAGCGATCGGATCGAAATTCGCGATCGTCATGGCGGTCACCGATCCCAGCGCTCCGCCGCATCAGCGCGCCAGCCAGATTCTGGTGCCTACCGACACTCCCGGTTTCAATATCCTGCGTTCGGTGTCGGTCATGGGTCACGCGGGCGGCGGTGGACATTGCGAGATCCGCTACGAGGACTGTCGCGTACCGGTCGAGAACTGCCTCGGACCGGAAGGGTCGGGCTTCGCGATCGCACAGGCACGACTCGGACCGGGCCGCATTCACCACTGCATGCGCTGCATCGGTGGTGCACAGCGAGCCCATGAAATCATGGTTCACTATGCGGCAAACCGAAAGCTGCGCGGCGAGCCGCTCGGCCACCAGCAGTTCGTTCAGGAATTCATCGCAACCTCGAAGATGGAAATCGAACAGGCGCGCCTGCTCACGATGCATGCGGCCTGGAAGATGGACACCGTCGGGAAAAAGGAAGCTCGCCAGGAGATCTCGATGATCAAGGTCGTGGCGGCGAACCTGTTCCAGAACGTGTGCGACCGTGCGATTCAGACCATGGGTGCGCTGGGCGTTTCCGACGACACTCCCGTCGCCGCAATGTGGCGCCAGGGCCGCTCACTGCGCATCGCAGACGGCCCGGACGAAGTCCACAAGATGGTCATCGCCCGCAGAGAACTGAAGCAGTACGCATAA
- a CDS encoding NAD(P)/FAD-dependent oxidoreductase — translation MTTENDSTQATTDSGNPGFDPNTLREKYRSERDKRIRGDGNDQYLEIKGTFSHFLDDPYVEPGFSREPLTDEVEVVVIGGGFGGLLTAARLRESGIEDVRIIDSASDFGGTWYWNRYPGVACDIESYIYLPLLEETGYMPKQKYVTGAEILEHSQRIGRKYDLYRDVCFQTKVTELRWDDESARWIISTNRGDRMKAHYVAMALGPLNQPKLPGIAGIEDFKGHAFHACRWDYDYTGGNSDGGLTGLDGKRVGILGTGATAVQCIPHVGETAEHLYVFQRTPSSIDVKQNDPTDKEWAKTLEDGWHQQRMDNFNILVSGGFQDEDLVNDGWTEIIRKLLVNFQAQENPDVSPAALLESMELADFEKMEQIRARVDSVVGDEETAEALKPYYRQFCKRPCFHNEYLPTFNRPNVTLVDTKGQGVERVTEKGVVVNGQEIELDCLIYASGFEVGTSYTRRAGYDIYGREGQSLSDTWADGVRSLHGMHVNGFPNCFIMSNAQSGFTPSYPHMLNEQAKHIAYIIKNGVDNKVRTVEASKEAENEWIETIISLSRLGNEFLLNCTPGYYNNEGKPTDRSAQDGFYGGGSVAFIKLWDDWRADGGLKGLELN, via the coding sequence ATGACGACCGAAAACGATTCGACCCAGGCGACTACGGACTCGGGAAACCCAGGATTCGACCCGAATACCTTGCGCGAAAAGTACCGCTCGGAGCGGGACAAACGCATCCGCGGCGATGGCAACGACCAATATCTCGAAATCAAAGGCACGTTTTCGCATTTCCTGGACGACCCCTATGTCGAGCCGGGCTTCAGCCGCGAACCGCTGACGGACGAGGTCGAGGTCGTGGTGATCGGGGGCGGGTTCGGCGGACTTCTGACCGCAGCGCGTTTGCGTGAGTCCGGGATCGAAGACGTGCGGATCATCGACAGCGCAAGCGACTTCGGCGGCACCTGGTACTGGAACCGCTACCCGGGCGTGGCCTGTGACATCGAGTCCTATATCTATCTGCCTTTGCTCGAAGAGACCGGCTATATGCCCAAGCAAAAGTACGTGACCGGCGCGGAGATCCTGGAACACAGCCAGCGGATCGGGCGGAAATACGATCTGTACCGGGACGTCTGTTTCCAGACCAAGGTCACCGAACTGCGCTGGGATGATGAGAGCGCTCGCTGGATCATCTCGACGAACCGCGGCGATCGCATGAAGGCTCACTACGTGGCCATGGCGCTCGGTCCGCTCAACCAGCCAAAGCTTCCCGGGATCGCCGGGATCGAGGATTTCAAGGGACACGCCTTCCATGCTTGTCGCTGGGACTACGATTACACCGGCGGCAATTCCGATGGAGGCCTGACGGGACTGGACGGTAAGCGCGTCGGCATCCTCGGTACAGGCGCCACGGCGGTGCAATGCATTCCGCACGTGGGCGAAACGGCAGAGCACCTCTACGTCTTCCAGCGCACGCCTTCGTCGATCGACGTCAAGCAAAACGATCCCACCGATAAGGAATGGGCCAAGACTCTGGAGGATGGCTGGCACCAGCAGCGCATGGACAACTTCAACATCCTCGTATCGGGTGGTTTCCAGGACGAGGATCTGGTCAACGACGGCTGGACCGAGATCATCCGCAAGCTACTGGTCAACTTCCAGGCCCAGGAAAACCCCGATGTCTCGCCTGCGGCCCTGCTCGAGAGCATGGAACTGGCGGACTTCGAAAAGATGGAGCAGATCCGAGCTCGCGTGGATTCCGTGGTCGGTGACGAGGAAACGGCGGAAGCCCTCAAACCCTACTACCGCCAGTTCTGCAAGCGCCCCTGCTTCCACAATGAGTACCTGCCCACGTTCAACCGGCCCAACGTCACACTCGTGGACACCAAGGGCCAGGGCGTAGAACGCGTCACTGAAAAGGGTGTCGTGGTCAATGGTCAGGAGATCGAACTGGACTGCCTGATCTACGCCAGCGGCTTCGAGGTCGGAACCTCCTACACCCGACGAGCCGGATACGATATCTACGGACGAGAAGGTCAGAGCTTGTCAGACACGTGGGCGGATGGCGTGCGCTCGCTCCACGGCATGCATGTCAACGGTTTTCCGAATTGCTTCATCATGAGCAATGCGCAATCCGGATTCACTCCGAGCTATCCCCATATGCTCAACGAGCAAGCCAAGCACATCGCCTACATCATCAAGAACGGTGTGGACAATAAGGTGCGCACGGTCGAGGCGTCGAAAGAAGCCGAGAACGAGTGGATCGAGACCATCATCAGCCTCTCGCGCCTCGGCAATGAATTCCTGCTGAACTGCACTCCCGGGTACTACAACAACGAAGGCAAGCCCACCGACCGAAGCGCTCAGGACGGATTTTACGGGGGCGGCTCAGTCGCATTCATCAAGCTCTGGGACGACTGGCGCGCCGACGGTGGACTGAAAGGTCTCGAACTCAACTAA
- a CDS encoding class I SAM-dependent methyltransferase — protein sequence MDDVTRQKWDKASANFDLMAGYGPEKRWAPRKREFFARMGEGKILFLAVGTGLDVPFFPKGRSIVGIDISEGMLEKARERVDQYEGTLELKQMDVHDMPYADGEFDQVFTSCTFCSVPNPVKGLEALRRILKPGGELHMFEHTGSRFFPFSLMMNLMTPLSRRVGPEMNRPTVRNVVEAGFTLDEVVHIYLDVVKIIRAHA from the coding sequence ATGGACGACGTAACCCGACAGAAGTGGGACAAGGCTTCGGCCAATTTCGATCTGATGGCTGGATACGGACCCGAAAAGCGTTGGGCTCCGCGAAAGCGAGAGTTTTTTGCGCGCATGGGGGAAGGCAAAATCCTCTTCCTCGCGGTTGGGACGGGCCTCGATGTGCCGTTTTTTCCCAAGGGGCGTTCAATCGTGGGTATCGACATCAGTGAGGGCATGCTCGAAAAAGCCCGCGAGCGGGTCGATCAGTACGAAGGCACGCTCGAGTTGAAGCAGATGGACGTTCACGACATGCCATATGCGGACGGCGAGTTCGATCAGGTGTTCACCTCCTGTACGTTCTGTTCTGTGCCAAACCCGGTCAAGGGTCTGGAGGCCCTGCGTCGCATCCTCAAGCCAGGTGGCGAACTCCATATGTTCGAGCACACCGGTAGTCGGTTTTTTCCCTTCAGCTTGATGATGAATCTGATGACGCCGCTCTCGCGTCGTGTCGGTCCCGAGATGAACCGGCCTACCGTGAGGAACGTGGTGGAGGCCGGTTTTACGCTCGACGAAGTCGTTCACATCTATCTCGACGTGGTGAAGATCATCCGCGCACACGCCTGA
- a CDS encoding hotdog fold thioesterase, giving the protein MELEVLQKAIKGFLPGLLGISLDQANQDGVKGSLPVRDDLCTLPGILHGGAIMAFADTLGAFAAAINLPPGASTTTIESKTNFLAAGRAGTTVTGECTALHLGRRTMVWQTRVTNPDGRLIALVTQTQAVLEPRLSPEQTMASLFDGKEAGEQKELLAKLERSGAAVYRALAEDESDPQIRAKLLEAAEREEENARVLEG; this is encoded by the coding sequence TTGGAACTCGAAGTTTTGCAAAAGGCGATCAAGGGATTTCTGCCCGGATTGCTGGGCATCAGCCTGGATCAGGCGAACCAGGACGGTGTGAAAGGGAGCCTTCCGGTTCGCGACGACCTGTGCACCCTGCCGGGCATCTTGCACGGCGGTGCGATCATGGCGTTTGCCGATACGCTCGGCGCGTTCGCGGCTGCCATCAATCTTCCGCCGGGTGCATCGACGACCACGATCGAGTCGAAGACCAACTTCCTGGCGGCCGGTCGGGCGGGAACGACGGTGACGGGTGAGTGCACGGCGCTGCACCTCGGTCGCCGAACCATGGTCTGGCAGACGCGCGTCACCAACCCCGACGGACGCCTGATCGCGCTGGTCACCCAGACACAGGCGGTGCTCGAGCCTCGACTCTCTCCCGAGCAGACCATGGCGTCGCTGTTCGACGGCAAGGAGGCCGGGGAGCAGAAGGAGTTACTGGCCAAGCTGGAGCGTTCTGGTGCCGCGGTGTATCGCGCCCTGGCGGAGGACGAAAGTGATCCGCAGATCCGCGCGAAACTACTGGAGGCGGCCGAGCGCGAGGAAGAGAACGCCCGCGTGCTGGAGGGGTGA
- a CDS encoding enoyl-CoA hydratase/isomerase family protein produces MNYETLEIEREGPLLRVWLNRPERRNAVNTRMLREVGDLFVSLETDFETRVVVLGGRGKSFCAGADRKPDDSFSNPLEAQSERERRWLGQLGRRACRAIEDCEAVTVARVHGHAIGGGSCFALSCDFRIASRSAIFRVPEVALGVPLTWAATPRLIHEIGAARTRELLLLCRDIDAEKALHWGMVHGCVDEDDLDNEVAAWVGELLDKPELAVHMTKTQLRGYARRAALGDESETDGDLIALARNSPEMRALFKLPEK; encoded by the coding sequence ATGAACTACGAAACCCTCGAGATCGAACGCGAAGGCCCGTTGCTGCGGGTCTGGCTCAACCGCCCCGAACGGCGCAACGCGGTCAACACGCGCATGCTTCGCGAAGTCGGCGATCTCTTCGTCTCTCTGGAAACCGACTTCGAGACCCGCGTAGTGGTTCTGGGTGGCCGCGGAAAGTCGTTCTGCGCCGGTGCGGACCGAAAGCCCGACGACTCCTTCAGCAATCCGCTCGAGGCGCAGAGCGAGCGTGAGCGACGCTGGTTGGGGCAACTGGGCCGTCGCGCGTGTCGCGCAATCGAAGACTGTGAAGCGGTGACCGTTGCGCGCGTCCACGGACATGCCATCGGCGGAGGTTCGTGTTTCGCACTCTCCTGTGATTTCCGCATCGCATCCCGCTCTGCAATCTTCCGCGTGCCCGAGGTCGCCCTGGGCGTACCGCTGACCTGGGCGGCGACACCGCGACTGATTCACGAAATCGGCGCGGCCCGCACGCGCGAGCTTCTGCTCCTGTGTCGCGACATCGATGCAGAAAAGGCCCTGCACTGGGGCATGGTTCACGGCTGCGTGGATGAGGACGATCTCGACAACGAAGTCGCGGCCTGGGTCGGCGAACTGCTCGACAAACCGGAACTCGCGGTGCACATGACCAAGACGCAACTGCGAGGCTACGCGCGCAGGGCTGCGCTGGGTGACGAGTCCGAAACCGACGGCGACCTGATTGCCCTTGCTCGCAACAGTCCTGAAATGCGCGCTCTCTTCAAGCTTCCGGAAAAATAG
- a CDS encoding CopD family protein, whose protein sequence is MHLWLKALHLIAMVAWFAGLFYIFRLFVYQAENREHPQAVRVLKHASERLWKLIMTPAIIATWSFGLLMLANTPGFLTLPWVLIKLALVAGLTGYHLWVGHVRKRFAADDLFLSGRQCRMLNEVPTFFLIAIVLLAVLKPTG, encoded by the coding sequence ATGCACCTCTGGCTAAAAGCTCTTCACCTGATTGCGATGGTGGCCTGGTTCGCGGGCCTCTTCTACATCTTCCGTCTGTTCGTGTATCAGGCCGAGAACCGCGAACATCCGCAGGCGGTGCGGGTGTTGAAACACGCGTCTGAGCGCCTGTGGAAACTCATCATGACCCCGGCGATCATCGCCACCTGGAGTTTCGGCCTGCTGATGCTGGCCAACACTCCCGGTTTCCTGACTCTACCCTGGGTCCTGATCAAGCTCGCGCTCGTCGCTGGGCTGACGGGATACCACTTATGGGTGGGACACGTGCGCAAGCGTTTCGCAGCGGACGACCTCTTCCTGAGCGGACGCCAGTGCCGCATGCTCAATGAGGTGCCGACATTCTTCCTGATCGCCATCGTACTGCTCGCGGTCCTCAAACCCACCGGCTGA
- a CDS encoding tetratricopeptide repeat protein, producing MFVSKPIAYKPFETFLQSWIIISLLAIPLACSNASELQADLPDDPMAVYEMGIEKKKSGDAAAAKQLFEHAVTMDPRIGETLAAKGRFTEAVDSYRIALTSAPDDPVTHHNLGIALMNTGEQEKALKHVNRAVQIDPEYARAIHDLGAIYLYRGKNEEALKWFKLALKKDPDYYDSYRDAAKALDALGRTDEAADVRSRGRGIASMQNGNDKK from the coding sequence ATGTTTGTTTCAAAGCCGATCGCATACAAGCCGTTCGAAACGTTCCTCCAGTCGTGGATCATCATCTCGCTGCTGGCGATTCCGCTCGCCTGCTCCAACGCGTCTGAGCTCCAGGCCGATCTTCCAGACGACCCCATGGCGGTCTACGAAATGGGAATCGAAAAGAAGAAGAGCGGTGACGCGGCGGCCGCCAAACAGCTGTTTGAGCACGCCGTCACAATGGATCCGCGGATCGGAGAGACCCTGGCTGCGAAGGGCCGCTTCACGGAAGCCGTCGATTCCTACCGGATCGCGTTGACCAGCGCACCCGATGATCCGGTCACCCACCACAATCTGGGCATCGCCCTGATGAACACGGGCGAACAGGAAAAGGCATTGAAGCACGTCAATCGCGCAGTGCAGATCGATCCCGAGTACGCGCGTGCGATTCACGACCTGGGCGCGATCTATCTGTATCGCGGCAAGAACGAAGAAGCCCTCAAGTGGTTCAAGCTGGCCCTGAAAAAGGACCCGGACTACTACGATTCCTACCGCGATGCCGCGAAAGCCCTCGACGCTCTTGGGCGCACGGACGAAGCCGCGGATGTTCGCTCCCGCGGCCGGGGGATCGCTTCGATGCAAAACGGGAACGACAAGAAGTAG
- a CDS encoding antibiotic biosynthesis monooxygenase — MIVVAGRIQLDPANREQAVAAAVEMMRETRKEAGCISYTFSTDLSDPGEFHIFEEWESQQALDAHLASPHMAVFQQTFGGFGITAMDVQKYQVSSVGPIH, encoded by the coding sequence TTGATCGTAGTTGCCGGAAGGATCCAACTGGATCCCGCAAATCGAGAGCAGGCCGTTGCCGCCGCGGTCGAGATGATGCGCGAGACCCGGAAAGAAGCCGGGTGCATCTCCTACACCTTTTCGACAGATCTTTCCGATCCCGGCGAGTTTCACATCTTCGAGGAATGGGAGTCGCAACAGGCGCTCGACGCTCATCTGGCTTCTCCTCATATGGCGGTTTTCCAGCAGACCTTCGGAGGTTTTGGGATTACCGCGATGGACGTGCAGAAGTACCAGGTGTCCTCGGTCGGACCCATTCACTGA
- a CDS encoding FMN-binding glutamate synthase family protein produces MEFTDFVLLVTFGLLLVMMIAPVLVLAALYWSDRRQAQHAVLRNFPLLGRLRYFLEHLGPELRQYLFDADREGKPFSRDQYLSVVFSGKYLKSLIGFGSKRDFEKPGWYLRNTLLPVLMDEMAVVRQPRIETRTYQIDEEGLFRRSERMVSDQISPWRLSDDFAPVIGEGLPHPWKLRGLIGMSGMSYGALGRNAILAISKGVGRATGSWINTGEGGLSPHHLAGGGDIVFQIGPGLFGVRTQAGEWDWDLFAEQAARSQVRGFELKFHQGAKIRGGHVEGVKVTSEIAGIRRVPVGKTIDSPNRFTMLASIDETLDWIARMRQEGGKPVGLKIVVGGPGACDPLAQAMARRGDGPDWITVDGGEGGSGASYQEMAETMGLPVRSGIVALDDALRRAGVRERVKVFASGMLLSPDRIALALCLGADAVNIARALMISVGCIQAQKCHTNTCPVGVATTDENLMTALVVEEKCYRVLNYVVTMRAGLTSLAAAAGIHSPTQFERKHAVYRDAFGRVYAADELFPLPETSERIT; encoded by the coding sequence ATGGAATTCACTGATTTCGTCCTGCTCGTGACCTTCGGGTTGCTGCTCGTGATGATGATTGCGCCGGTCCTTGTTCTGGCGGCGCTGTACTGGTCCGATCGCCGTCAAGCCCAACACGCCGTGCTGCGGAACTTTCCGCTGCTCGGCCGCCTGCGCTATTTCCTCGAGCACCTCGGGCCCGAGTTGCGCCAGTACCTGTTCGATGCAGACCGTGAGGGCAAACCGTTTTCCCGCGATCAGTATCTGAGCGTCGTTTTCTCGGGCAAGTACCTCAAGAGCCTGATCGGATTCGGATCCAAGCGAGACTTCGAAAAGCCCGGCTGGTACTTGCGCAATACTCTTCTGCCCGTGCTCATGGATGAAATGGCGGTAGTGCGTCAACCCCGCATCGAAACCCGCACCTATCAGATCGATGAGGAGGGACTCTTCCGGCGCAGCGAACGCATGGTGAGTGATCAGATCTCTCCATGGAGATTGAGCGATGATTTCGCGCCGGTGATAGGGGAAGGCCTGCCTCACCCGTGGAAACTTCGCGGACTGATCGGCATGAGCGGCATGTCGTACGGTGCACTCGGTCGCAATGCGATCCTCGCCATCAGCAAGGGTGTGGGCAGGGCGACGGGTAGCTGGATCAACACCGGCGAAGGTGGGCTTTCTCCGCACCATCTCGCGGGCGGTGGCGATATCGTGTTTCAAATCGGCCCGGGTCTTTTCGGAGTGCGAACTCAGGCGGGCGAATGGGACTGGGATCTGTTCGCTGAGCAGGCCGCTCGGTCGCAAGTTCGCGGTTTCGAGCTGAAGTTTCACCAGGGAGCCAAGATTCGCGGCGGCCACGTCGAGGGTGTGAAGGTAACGTCGGAGATCGCGGGGATCCGCAGAGTCCCGGTAGGCAAGACGATCGACTCTCCCAATCGTTTCACCATGCTGGCCTCGATCGACGAGACCCTCGACTGGATTGCGCGAATGCGACAGGAGGGCGGAAAACCCGTTGGCCTGAAGATCGTGGTCGGCGGACCCGGAGCCTGTGATCCACTGGCACAGGCGATGGCGCGTCGAGGAGATGGACCGGATTGGATCACCGTCGATGGTGGTGAGGGGGGCTCCGGTGCTTCCTACCAGGAGATGGCCGAGACGATGGGGCTCCCTGTGCGTTCGGGAATCGTCGCTCTCGACGACGCACTGCGACGCGCGGGCGTGCGCGAACGAGTCAAGGTCTTCGCTTCAGGGATGTTGCTTTCCCCCGATCGCATCGCATTGGCGTTGTGTCTCGGTGCCGATGCTGTCAACATCGCACGCGCCTTGATGATTTCGGTGGGCTGCATCCAGGCACAGAAGTGCCACACCAATACCTGCCCCGTAGGTGTTGCAACCACAGATGAGAACCTGATGACCGCGCTTGTCGTCGAAGAGAAATGCTATCGCGTGTTGAACTACGTCGTCACGATGCGTGCGGGCTTGACCTCTCTGGCCGCTGCCGCCGGGATCCACTCACCCACGCAGTTCGAACGCAAGCACGCCGTCTATCGCGATGCCTTCGGCCGTGTCTACGCCGCCGATGAGTTGTTTCCCCTCCCGGAAACGAGTGAACGAATAACGTGA
- a CDS encoding OmpA family protein, translated as MRKRLNDTGVSLRRVDNRLKLVLPGNLTFKVGQSTLNPSFREVLGTVADLLKFYEKTLIEISGHSDSSGGPAMNERLSLQRAQTVAVFLVERGVQTMRIYSQGIADRLPIASNDSKEGRALNRRVELFLVPLVE; from the coding sequence ATGCGCAAAAGGCTCAACGATACGGGTGTGAGTCTGCGCCGCGTGGACAATCGTCTCAAGCTCGTGTTGCCGGGGAATCTGACTTTCAAGGTCGGTCAATCCACTCTCAATCCATCGTTCCGCGAAGTGCTCGGTACTGTGGCCGATCTGCTGAAGTTCTACGAGAAGACGTTGATAGAGATCAGCGGTCACAGTGACAGTTCCGGCGGGCCAGCGATGAACGAACGCCTCTCGCTGCAACGCGCGCAGACCGTCGCGGTTTTTCTCGTGGAGCGTGGCGTTCAAACCATGCGGATCTACAGCCAGGGAATCGCGGACCGTCTACCCATTGCGAGCAATGACTCCAAGGAGGGAAGGGCGCTCAATAGAAGGGTAGAGCTTTTTCTCGTGCCACTGGTGGAGTAG
- a CDS encoding universal stress protein translates to MSAVNSILVATDFSSHAECALEQATKLASLLGARVHLVFAVHVPVQPLLPEMAIVPADMIGQMREFGRTKAQETANKIEAAGVEYEIHIEEGEPSRVVLDLAERLKIDMIAVGRRGQSALEHVIVGSVAERLLRSADCPVLTAVSEGGELSLDEILVATDLSDAAIGALGVAQTIAAASPPTRLLLAYAHPPGIQAVRFLAQTDERVSIGTGIPILDSLAEDVVTRASALLDPARNGGVQSYLVTGDGKPDTLILETAEQRNVKLIVMGTHGRRGISHLVLGSVAERVVHGASCSVITARIQGS, encoded by the coding sequence ATGAGTGCGGTCAATTCGATCCTGGTGGCTACGGACTTCTCGTCGCATGCGGAGTGCGCGCTCGAGCAGGCGACGAAGCTGGCCAGCTTGCTGGGCGCACGAGTCCACCTGGTGTTCGCGGTTCACGTACCGGTGCAACCCCTGCTTCCCGAGATGGCCATCGTTCCGGCCGACATGATCGGACAGATGCGCGAGTTCGGGCGCACGAAGGCGCAAGAGACGGCCAACAAGATCGAGGCCGCCGGAGTCGAGTACGAAATCCATATCGAAGAAGGCGAGCCGTCGCGCGTCGTGCTCGATCTGGCGGAGCGCCTGAAAATCGACATGATCGCCGTGGGACGGCGCGGGCAGAGCGCACTGGAGCACGTGATCGTGGGAAGTGTCGCCGAGCGCCTACTTCGTTCGGCCGACTGTCCCGTACTGACCGCCGTTTCCGAAGGAGGCGAACTCTCGCTCGACGAGATTCTGGTGGCGACCGATCTCTCCGACGCAGCGATCGGCGCGCTTGGCGTCGCCCAGACGATTGCTGCTGCATCGCCGCCGACCCGGCTCTTGCTCGCATACGCCCACCCGCCCGGGATCCAGGCGGTGCGCTTTCTGGCGCAGACCGACGAGCGGGTCTCGATCGGTACCGGTATTCCGATCCTCGACTCGCTTGCCGAAGATGTGGTCACCCGGGCTTCTGCCCTGCTCGATCCCGCGCGCAACGGCGGGGTTCAATCCTACCTGGTCACCGGCGATGGCAAACCGGACACCTTGATTCTCGAAACCGCTGAGCAGCGCAATGTGAAGCTGATCGTCATGGGGACGCACGGCCGCCGCGGTATCTCACATCTGGTCCTGGGAAGCGTGGCCGAGCGCGTTGTCCACGGCGCGAGTTGTTCGGTCATCACGGCTCGGATTCAGGGTTCGTGA